Part of the Microbacterium sp. Clip185 genome is shown below.
CGCCCACCGTCTTCATCGCGACGCAGGCCGACCCCTGGCGCGACAACGCCGTGCTGATCGGAGAGGCGCTCGGGCACGAGGACGAGGTCACGGCGCTCCTGGACGACGTCGACGCGCGCTGCGACGAGATCGGCAAGGAGTACGCGGTCGACGGACAGACCGCACAGCTGATTCGTCCCCGCGACGAGACGACACTGAGCCTCTACGGCCCCACATCCTTCGCGGGCAGCCTGCTCGAGTGCGTCGGCTTCACCATCCCCGACCAGGACTGGGCCGACGGCATCCAGGCCGACATCTCGCCGGAGAACATCCTGCAGGCGAAGGCGGACCACGTGTTCGTCACCGCGACCGACGTCTCCGACACCTCCCTCATCCCCGCCGCCATTGCGCAGAACGCCGCGGAGTTCCCGGACGTGACCCTCGTCGACACCAGCTACTGGGTCTCGGGCGTCGGACCCAAGGGTGCGATGAAGGTGCTCGACGACATCGAGAAGTACCTCCAGAACGCTCGGTGACCCTCACGCTCGCAGCCCGTTCACGGCGGCGCGCACGGCCCAGAAGCCTGCGCGTCGCCGTGGGCGCGTTCGCGCTCGTGGGCGCCCTCGTCGCCGCGGTGCTGCTGTCGCTGGCGCTGGGGGCGAACCCGCTCTCCCCCCGCCTCGTCATCGACACCCTCGCCGGCGGCGGCACCCCCGAATCGCAGTACATCGTCTGGCAGCTGCGGGTGCCCCGCACGCTCGCAGGCATCGCAGCGGGTGCGGCTCTCGGCGTCGCCGGGGCCCTCATCCAGGCCTTCACGCGCAACCCGCTCGCCGACCCCGGCATCCTCGGGGTCAACGCGGGAGCGGCCTTCGCGGTCGCGCTCGGTGTCGCGTTCCTCGGGATGCGGGACCCCGCATCCTTCGTCTGGCTCGCCTTCGCGGGCGCGCTCGTCGTGACGCTCGGCGTCTACCTCATCGGGTCGTCGGGACGAGGGGGCGCCGACCCGATCCGCCTGACCCTCGCCGGCGTCGCGCTCGGCGCCGTGTTCTCCGGACTCGTGACCGGGATGACCCTCAGCAACCCCGACGCCTTCGACGCCATGCGCAGCTGGCACGCCGGGAGTCTGCTCGGCGCAGGCATGGACGCGCTCGTCGCGATCGTGCCGTTCATCGGGGTTGGACTGCTCATCGCGTTCGCCGTCGCGCCGGGGCTCAACGCCCTCGCGCTCGGCGACGACGTCGCCCGATCGCACGGGGCGAACGTGCGCCTCATCCGCGTCTTCGTGGTCGTCGCGGTGACACTTCTCGCGGGTGCGGCCACGGCGCTCGTCGGGCCGATCGCGTTCGTCGGGCTCATGGTGCCGCACGTCGCCCGGTGGGTGTTCGGCGTCGACCAGCGCGTCATCCTGGGCGTCTCGGTCGTGCTCGCCCCGGTCGTCGTGCTCTCCGCCGACGTGCTCGGGCGTGTGCTGATCGCCCCCGCCGAGATGCCCGCCGGCATCGTCACCGCCTTCGTCGGCGCGCCCGTGCTCATCGCCCTCGCGATGCGCCGACGAGTGAGCGGGCTCGGATGAGCGCCCTCGTGGACGTCGGCTACCGCCGTGTCGTCGTCGGGCTCGGCGGTTTCCGCATCCGCCTGCGCGCGCGGAGCCTCGTCGTGGGGATCGCGCTCGCCGCCGCGGTGATCGCGCTCGCCGTCGTCTCGCTCGGCCTCGGCTCGTACGCGCTCGATCCCGCCCAGGTGATCACCGCCTTCGCCGGCGGCGGCACCGACCTCGATCGCACCGTCGTGCTCGAGTGGCGACTGCCGCGCACGCTCGCCGCCGTGACGCTCGGTGCTCTCCTCGCCGTCAGCGGCGCGCTCTTCCAGACCGTCACCCGCAATCCGCTCGCCAGCCCCGACATCCTGGGTCTGTCGAACGGTGCGTTCGCGGGCATGCTGCTGACCCTGACCCTCGTCTCGAGCAGTTGGCCGGCTCTGACGGTCGGCGCCGTCGTCGGTGGTGTGAGCGTCGCCCTCGTGATCGGCGCGCTCGCGCGACGCGGCGGGGTGCAGGGCTTCCGCCTGATCGTCATCGGGATCGGCATCTCGGCCATGCTCGCCTCCCTCAACACGTGGATGCTGCTGCAGGTCGAGCTCGAGACCGCGATGTTCGCCTCCGCGTGGGGAGCCGGTTCGCTGAACGGCGTCACCGCCGCGCCGCTCGGCGGTGCCCTCGCCTGCGCCGCGCCGCTGCTGGTCGGCGTCGCCGTGCTCGTGCCGCGCCTGCGGCAGCTCGACCTCGGCGACGACGTCGCCGCCGCCACGGGAGCGCGCCCCGCCCTCGTGCGCGGCGCGGCACTGCTGCTGGGGGTGGGCCTCGTCTCCATCGCCACCGCCGTGGTCGGGCCCATCGCCTTCGTCGCTCTCGCGGCGCCGCAGATCGCGCGGCGCCTCGCGCGCACGCCCTACCTCTCGCTCGCGCTCGCAGCCCTCGTCGGCGCTCTGCTGCTGCTCGCCTCCGACGTGATCGCGCAGCATCTGCTTCCCGTCATGCTCCCCGCCGGTGTCGTCACCGTCACGCTCGGCGGCATCTACCTCGTCGTCACGATCATCCAGGAGATCCGCCGCCGTGCCTGAGTCCCCGCATCCGTCCGCCCCTCGCCTCGCCGCCGCCGGGGTGAGCCTCGCGTACGACCGTCGGACGGTGGTGTCCGATCTGACGGTGAGCGTGCCCGACGGCTCGTTCACCGTGATCATCGGCCCCAACGCGTGCGGAAAGTCGACGCTGCTGCGCGGACTCTCGCGCCTGCTCGCGCCGCAGTCCGGAAGCGTCGTGCTCGACGGGCGCGCGATCTCCGCCTACCCCGCGAAGGAGGTGGCCCGCCGGCTGGGGCTGCTGCCGCAGACCGCGATCGCCCCCGAGGGGATCACGGTCGCCGACCTCATCGCCCGCGGTCGCTATCCGCACCAGGGCCTCATCCGGCGCTGGTCGGATGCGGACGAGCGCGCGGTCGACGAGGCGCTCGACGCGACGGGCACCCGCGAGCTCGCACCGCGCCTCGTCGACGAGCTCTCGGGCGGGCAACGACAGCGCGTCTGGGTCGCGATGGTGCTCGCGCAGCAGACCGACCTGCTGCTGCTCGACGAGCCCACCACCTTCCTCGACATCGCGCACCAGGTGGAGCTGATGGAACTGTTCGGCAGGCTCAACCGCGCGGGTCGCACCATCGTGGCCGTGCTGCACGATCTGAACCACGCCGCCAGGTACGCCAGCCACATCGTCGCGATGCGCGACGGCGCGATCGTCGCCGAGGGATCACCCGCCGACGTCGTCACGTCGGAGCGCGTGGAAGAGGTGTTCGGCCTTCGCAACATGGTGATCGCAGACCCGGTGACCGGCGGACCCCTCGTCGTGCCGCTCGGGGGAGCATGATGCGGCCCTGGGAGTACAGCGCCTTCGCCGTGACGGTGGCGGATGCACGCGACATCGCGCCGGGATGGCGACGCCTCACGCTCGCCGCGCCCGAGCTCCGCGACTTCGCGCCCTGGGGCCTCGACCAGCGGATCAAGCTCGTGCTGCCGTTGCCGGATGGTGGTCTTGCCGACTTCGGGCTCATGACGCAGCCCACCCCGCATCCGTCCGACTGGTACGCCCGGTGGAAGGCGCTGCCCGAGACGGAGCGCAACGTGCTGCGGACGTACACGCCGTCGGCGATCCGCCCCGAGCAGGGCGAGATCGACGTGGACGTGCTGCTGCACGAGCCGCCGGGCCCCGCATCCGCGTGGGCCGCGCAGGCGACGCCGGGGGAGCGTCTGTGGATCACCGGTCCCGACCGGCGCAACGGCTGGACCGGGTACGGCCTGCACTGGCAGCCGGTTGCCGGGGCCACGCGGTGGCTGCTGGTGGGCGACGAGACCGCCTTCCCGGCGATCGCCAACATCCTGCGCACGCTGCCCGAGGGCGGCCGCGCAGACGT
Proteins encoded:
- a CDS encoding ABC transporter substrate-binding protein, whose amino-acid sequence is MPARSRSLAALALAAVAALGLAGCAAASAEPAASTPAAASSHEVTHARGTTEVPADPQRVVTLEPLELDTAVALGITPVGAAVASNVSGIPAYLDASGVQPVGTVPEPDLEAIAALKPDLILGTEARHSKLYDQLSAIAPTVFIATQADPWRDNAVLIGEALGHEDEVTALLDDVDARCDEIGKEYAVDGQTAQLIRPRDETTLSLYGPTSFAGSLLECVGFTIPDQDWADGIQADISPENILQAKADHVFVTATDVSDTSLIPAAIAQNAAEFPDVTLVDTSYWVSGVGPKGAMKVLDDIEKYLQNAR
- a CDS encoding FecCD family ABC transporter permease — encoded protein: MTLTLAARSRRRARPRSLRVAVGAFALVGALVAAVLLSLALGANPLSPRLVIDTLAGGGTPESQYIVWQLRVPRTLAGIAAGAALGVAGALIQAFTRNPLADPGILGVNAGAAFAVALGVAFLGMRDPASFVWLAFAGALVVTLGVYLIGSSGRGGADPIRLTLAGVALGAVFSGLVTGMTLSNPDAFDAMRSWHAGSLLGAGMDALVAIVPFIGVGLLIAFAVAPGLNALALGDDVARSHGANVRLIRVFVVVAVTLLAGAATALVGPIAFVGLMVPHVARWVFGVDQRVILGVSVVLAPVVVLSADVLGRVLIAPAEMPAGIVTAFVGAPVLIALAMRRRVSGLG
- a CDS encoding FecCD family ABC transporter permease, with product MSALVDVGYRRVVVGLGGFRIRLRARSLVVGIALAAAVIALAVVSLGLGSYALDPAQVITAFAGGGTDLDRTVVLEWRLPRTLAAVTLGALLAVSGALFQTVTRNPLASPDILGLSNGAFAGMLLTLTLVSSSWPALTVGAVVGGVSVALVIGALARRGGVQGFRLIVIGIGISAMLASLNTWMLLQVELETAMFASAWGAGSLNGVTAAPLGGALACAAPLLVGVAVLVPRLRQLDLGDDVAAATGARPALVRGAALLLGVGLVSIATAVVGPIAFVALAAPQIARRLARTPYLSLALAALVGALLLLASDVIAQHLLPVMLPAGVVTVTLGGIYLVVTIIQEIRRRA
- a CDS encoding ABC transporter ATP-binding protein encodes the protein MPESPHPSAPRLAAAGVSLAYDRRTVVSDLTVSVPDGSFTVIIGPNACGKSTLLRGLSRLLAPQSGSVVLDGRAISAYPAKEVARRLGLLPQTAIAPEGITVADLIARGRYPHQGLIRRWSDADERAVDEALDATGTRELAPRLVDELSGGQRQRVWVAMVLAQQTDLLLLDEPTTFLDIAHQVELMELFGRLNRAGRTIVAVLHDLNHAARYASHIVAMRDGAIVAEGSPADVVTSERVEEVFGLRNMVIADPVTGGPLVVPLGGA
- a CDS encoding siderophore-interacting protein, which translates into the protein MMRPWEYSAFAVTVADARDIAPGWRRLTLAAPELRDFAPWGLDQRIKLVLPLPDGGLADFGLMTQPTPHPSDWYARWKALPETERNVLRTYTPSAIRPEQGEIDVDVLLHEPPGPASAWAAQATPGERLWITGPDRRNGWTGYGLHWQPVAGATRWLLVGDETAFPAIANILRTLPEGGRADVLLEAADVRDDIVSPGAPDGAHVRLVLRGAVAGDALEAAVRDTPVDDAEYVWLAGEAGAVTRIRRHLTAERGVPKDRVSFLGYWKLGGPLVG